Proteins from one Bombyx mori chromosome 1, ASM3026992v2 genomic window:
- the LOC101739748 gene encoding peptidoglycan recognition protein isoform X2, with translation MWSDSDGERELAMMYRPDCSSDFVLMDERMIASASRAAVSPPISQLNVSKSSRVHIGPKFVSVTQKVRNTEEIKGQLLGLELVSSQNTRKIRCSIAVFVCWALIVTVGLSFYVFHYALSKNEARLDLDIHEPWYLRRGDWQAMRPYTMDFLELPVSFVIIGHTVTQYCNQKYDCIKKIINVQKSHLDARFEDIGPNFLISGNGIVFEGRGANVLSTMLKGWNRRSITIMFLGDYRTDKTTPAQFEHLDILLNQLVKQGVLRPDYTILGQCQVKPLTVSPGRNILKELKDFQHWNSENAHLCLPG, from the exons ATGTGGAGCGATAGTGACGGAGAACGTGAACTTGCGATGATGTACCGTCCGGACTGCAGTTCTGACTTCGTTTTGATGGACGAACGAATGATAGCATCAGCTTCACGTGCAGCAGTTTCGCCGCCTATATCACAGCTTAACGTGTCCAAATCATCGAGGGTCCACATCGGGCCCAAGTTCGTATCGGTCACACAAAAAGTCAGGAATACAGAAGAAATAAAAG GCCAATTACTCGGTCTGGAGTTGGTTTCGTCTCAAAATACGCGCAAAATTCGCTGTAGCATCGCCGTGTTCGTCTGCTGGGCGCTCATTGTCACAGTAGGCCTCAGTTTCTACGTCTTCCATTACGCACTATCCAAGAACGAAGCTCGTCTCGATCTCG ATATACACGAGCCGTGGTATCTGCGACGGGGCGACTGGCAGGCAATGAGGCCCTACACTATGGATTTCCTCGAATTACCGGTATCTTTCGTTATCATTGGCCACACCGTTACCCAATATTGCAATCAGAAATACGACTGCATAAAGAAAATCATAAATGTACAGAAGAGCCACCTGGACGCTCGCTTTGAGGATATCGGCCCCAATTTCCTTATAAGCGGAAATGGTATAGTATTCGAAGGGAGAGGCGCCAACGTATTAAGTACTATGTTGAAAGGGTGGAACCGTCGAAGTATTACGATAATGTTCCTTGGAGATTATAGAACTGACAAAACGACTCCTGCACAATTTGAACATCTAGACATTCTTTTAAATCAGCTCGTTAAGCAAGGAGTTCTGCGGCCTGACTACACAATATTAGGCCAATGTCAGGTGAAGCCACTCACCGTCAGCCCTGGCCGCAACATCTTGAAAGAACTAAAAGATTTTCAACACTGGAATTCGGAAAACGCACACCTGTGTTTGCCTGGATGA